The segment CATGAAACCCCAGCTGTGTGTGCAGCTGGTCCTGGTGTGCTGGGTCATCAGTGTCCTGCATGCCTTGTCACACAGCTTAATGGTGCTGCAGCTGTCCTTCTGTGTACACCTGGAAATCCCCCACTTCTTCTGTGAACTGATTCAGGTGATCCACACTGCCTGCTCTGACACTATTCTTAATGATGTGTTGCTATTTCTTGCAGCAATGCTCCTTGGTGGAGGTCCCCTGGCTGGGATCCTGTACTCCTACTCTAAGATCGTCTCCTCCATCTGTGCAATCCCCTCAGCTCAGGGGAAGCATAAAGCATTCTCCACCTGTGTCTCTCACCTCTCTGTCGTCTCCTTATTTTATGGAACGGGCATAGGTGTGTACCTCAGTGCTGGTGcagcccccagctcagcctccactgccacagcctctgtgatgTACACGGTAGTcacccccatgctgaaccccttcatctacagcctgaggagcACAGACATCAAAAGAGCTTTGAAAGGAATCCTTGGCCAGAAACTATAAATTAGTCCATTGAGATGGGGCTGAAGATGTGTCTATGACTGCAGGGCCCCGAGCTCCAGAGCCACACACTGAGAAGATTTAACCAGATGTGGAAGtagaagtcagcgaactcaagaggcttccatagccttggaaactcatgagtagagcctagggagattactgacaccataaacaagagtggcaaattgttaagtcaacaacaggagtcactgtgtacttactcctcatgtgggatctctgtccttaatgtgttgtccaatgtgaattaatgctataactggtactgaaacagtactttacactttgtgtttctgtgtgggtgcaaactgatgaaatcttgacttaatatatactaaatcaatcttctgtgtataaagataattgaaaatgaatcttggccagcgccacggctcaataggctaatcctctgcctgcggcactggcacaccgggttctagtcccggttggggtgccggattctgtcccggttgcccctcttccaggccagctctctgctgtgacctgggagtgcagtggaggatggcccaagtgcttgggccctgcaccgcatgggagaccaggaggaggcacctggctcctggctcctagttttgggtcagcgtgatgcactggccacagtgcgtggactgtggcggccattggagggtgaaccaatggcaaaggaagacctttctctgtgtctctctctctcactgtccactctgcctgtcaaaaaaaaaaaaaaaagaaaatgaatcttgatgtgaatggaatgggagagtgagcaggagatgggaaggttgtgggtgggagggaagttatggggggaagccattgtaatccataaactgtactttggaaaattatatttactaaataaaagtttaaaaaaacagatgTGGAAGTAGAACATGCTTATTCAATTCACTGcagtgtctttcttttctttcttttttaagtcaACTATTGTGTAAAAAAGGACTCATCCATTACACTTTATGTTACCTGTGATGTCTAACAAAAATGTCCTATGTCACTTTCCTTTCCCCCAGTTTTATTACCAACTTTGTCAAGTAAGCAAAAGAGCTTCAGACTTTTCATGGAAACATGGAAGCAAGAGAAGAGTTAGTTTCTGTGCTAAGCAACTTGGAAATTCATGCATGATTTTTATACCACACTAGCCCATGAACTGTGTGAAGTATTGAACTTTTCCACATGCCTGATGCtaaaatgtatatgtatttttaacaattatttcttGTCAAATAACATGTATAATGTTAAATACTCTCCTTTTCAACTTCATAGTTTTTGGAGATAACATATCTTTATTTTACATTGAAAATACTTAATGCTCTAGTTTTGTGGACACCTTAACGCTCTTAGTTATGTGGACACCTATGCTTGGCAATTAAATccattcatataattttttaggatttcatttgtttaagaaataaagttacaaaaagagggagagacaaagagaaaggccttctatctgctggttcactccttaaatagctggtgcagctggagctgggctgatctgaagccaggagccaggagctttctctggataTACAacgtggatgcaggtgcccaggcacttggaacatcttttttttaacttttatttaatgaatatagatttccaaagtacagcttatggactacattggctcccccgaccatgacttccctcccacccgcaaccctcccctttcccgctctctctccccttccattcatatcaagattcattttcaattgtctatatatacagaagatcagtttagtatacattaagtaaagatttcaacagtttgcacccatatagaaacacaaagtgaaaaatactgtttgagtactcgttatagcattaaatctcaatgtacagcacactaaggacagagatcctacatgaggagtaagtgcacagtgactcctgttgttgacttaacaaattgacactcctgtttatggcatcagtaatctccctattctccagtcacgagtttccaaggctatggaagccttttgagttcactgactctgatcttatttagacaaggtcatagtcaaagtggaagttctctcctcccttcagagaaaggtacctccttctttgaagacctgttctttccactgggatctcactcacagagatctttcatttaggatcatctttcactgctctcccaggctatagcagagagctggattggaagtggagcagccagaacacaaaccagcacacatatgggatgccagcacagcaagcagaggcttagcctactatgccacagcgccagccccccatttatataattttaaaatagaatgaaTCCTCAGaacaaaatttacttttttgtCCCTGCTATTCCTGCAAATATACTTCCCCAAGCACCTCCTCTGGACCATGCAGATGATAGCACTAGTGAACCGTATAAACTGAGTCTCTACTACTCTAATGTATCTCACCACTCTCTTATATCTGGGTAGAATCTCCATGGAAAAACAATATAGATTCCTTTGACATGGGTGAGAGTTAGAGACAACCTTCAATAAAGGAAGCAAGGTTTTCATTCATAGGCATTATCATGAGGCAATGACATTTTATTGTCGGGTGCAGATTGGGGTGTGAGGGGGTGTCGTCATCAACAAGGTGAAGGGGGTCTGATTGTTGAGTGAAGGCGTggctgatttttatgtgttgcttCATTGATTTGATGCCTGCACTAAAGGAAGTATCGCTCCTTTTTCTGCAGTAGGCACAGCCAAGGGAATGGTGTGAATGGACATCAACACCATCCACTCCActccatttctccttcattcCCAGGAATCTCTCCAGTGAGGACTCTCAGAGACCTTGAACTGCCATCTGGTCACCTGCATCAGGGTCACATATCTTCTTGTTCAAAGGCACATGCCCTGTCAATGCTTCTGACTCCCTAAAGGGCAGCTTCAACCTGCTGACTTGGGAAACACCAGACATGAAGTGAACTTGAACAGCACATAACATGTCAATGTTGTCTCCCAATATGTGAACCAATGCCAAAAACAAGATGCATATGATTGCCATCTCTTTCTGTTCCATCCCCTTGGGTTATTGTATACATTAGGCTTTCGTGAAAATAAACCATCCTGAAATAAAGTCGTTTAATAAAACAACTCTTTATAGAGCAGAACAGGGCTATGGGGAGTTGCTATGAAGGTCAGCTTTTCCTGATTCTGCACTTGACTGTGAGAGTCTGTGTCATCACTCTGAGGCTCATCCATGATTCTATGTGTAGCAATAGTGGTTTTCTCTCAGCCTTTCTGTCCTGGGATTGTTGTGGGCCAGGTTAGGCCTGAATCTTTAGTCCAGATGCCTGCCTTTTAttgagagaagaattctaagtacaggcacaagAATGATGTGCATGCAATGTGATAAGTTTCATTTGTGGAGTGAGAAGAAGGCATAGGAACATGAGGGGCTTATTGAGGGAGAGTGGACCAGGAAGTGTGGAGAGACTTCCAAACCAGTCTTTCCCTGGTATGAGAGTCCCCTGCCCTCCACCAGGCTTCTTATGAGCTTTGAAAAGGGGAGTGGTTCGGgcatcaaaagccaagacactgtggcaaaaatgac is part of the Oryctolagus cuniculus chromosome 16, mOryCun1.1, whole genome shotgun sequence genome and harbors:
- the LOC100340200 gene encoding olfactory receptor 7A17-like; protein product: MQPGNETQLSEFLLLGFSEDPALQPLICGLFLFMYLVTVAGNLLIILAILSDPHLHTPMYFFLSNLSLVDVCFTSTTVPKMLVNIQTHSKAITHAGCITQMFFFILFVGLDDLLLAVMAYDRFVAICHPLHYTVIMKPQLCVQLVLVCWVISVLHALSHSLMVLQLSFCVHLEIPHFFCELIQVIHTACSDTILNDVLLFLAAMLLGGGPLAGILYSYSKIVSSICAIPSAQGKHKAFSTCVSHLSVVSLFYGTGIGVYLSAGAAPSSASTATASVMYTVVTPMLNPFIYSLRSTDIKRALKGILGQKL